The proteins below are encoded in one region of Scleropages formosus chromosome 19, fSclFor1.1, whole genome shotgun sequence:
- the LOC108927802 gene encoding cAMP-responsive element modulator-like isoform X3, translating to MAVTGDDTEAGAFAQIFTRTVLVSPAAAGDMSAYQIHSPTSSLPQGVVMAVSPGPLHGSQQLAEEATRKRELRLMKNREAARECRRKKKEYVKCLENRVAVLENQNKTLIEELKVLKDLYCHKAE from the exons GTGCTTTTGCTCAAATTTTCACCAGAACTGTGCTGGTTTCCCCAGCTGCGGCGGGCGACATGTCGGCCTATCAGATCCACAGCCCCACGTCCAGCCTGCCGCAGGGGGTCGTCATGGCCGTGTCGCCGGGGCCCCTGCACGGCTCGCAGCAGCTCGCGGAGGAGGCCACCCGCAAGAGGGAGCTGCGGCTCATGAAAAACAG GGAAGCGGCGCGGGAGTGCCGCAGAAAGAAGAAGGAATACGTGAAATGTCTCGAAAACCGGGTGGCTGTGCTCGAAAACCAGAACAAGACCCTTATTGAGGAGCTCAAAGTGCTGAAAGACCTCTACTGCCATAAAGCAGAATAA
- the LOC108927802 gene encoding cAMP-responsive element modulator-like isoform X4, with protein MAVTGDDTEAAAAGDMSAYQIHSPTSSLPQGVVMAVSPGPLHGSQQLAEEATRKRELRLMKNREAARECRRKKKEYVKCLENRVAVLENQNKTLIEELKVLKDLYCHKAE; from the exons CTGCGGCGGGCGACATGTCGGCCTATCAGATCCACAGCCCCACGTCCAGCCTGCCGCAGGGGGTCGTCATGGCCGTGTCGCCGGGGCCCCTGCACGGCTCGCAGCAGCTCGCGGAGGAGGCCACCCGCAAGAGGGAGCTGCGGCTCATGAAAAACAG GGAAGCGGCGCGGGAGTGCCGCAGAAAGAAGAAGGAATACGTGAAATGTCTCGAAAACCGGGTGGCTGTGCTCGAAAACCAGAACAAGACCCTTATTGAGGAGCTCAAAGTGCTGAAAGACCTCTACTGCCATAAAGCAGAATAA